From a single Aspergillus puulaauensis MK2 DNA, chromosome 2, nearly complete sequence genomic region:
- a CDS encoding uncharacterized protein (COG:S;~EggNog:ENOG410PUQZ), which translates to MIETKSAFSEVPSYSKPTTSVSTQAVEYLEQEPPIPPFDPAIHLNFQPPAKRYTFTELGLPVPKGVPDLCYTEPFQLFSEEGVRMLRREIFRRSFLDKYMRSWERAPCIITGFSLYDEDATFIKQAMTHPVTQAAVNFAFGAELQFRNGINDMGYVNVQLGAEGMKGVYRLGETPSKSLPAGEQMSVSEYDDVPIDGWHKDQTPVVLVLMLSDTSTMAGGETAVRIGDGNVINAAGAGMGAGVMMAGAYLEHAALRASNCLERVSMVNSYNFADPNADDTGTSLASVHYTHDSHAMIRNLFMEQKLTRLRDRCDIALRRVQERRRRGEDPDREEIEGWIRDQIHFLKHTGWETFHRIPDYVHTTRPEGALRDYLADV; encoded by the exons ATGATCGAAACAAAGTCCGCCTTTAGCGAAGTCCCCTCCTATTCCAAGCCCACCACATCCGTCAGCACCCAGGCAGTCGAGTACCTCGAACAAGAACCCCCCATCCCGCCCTTCGACCCAGCAATCCACTTGAACTTCCAACCCCCTGCCAAACGGTACACCTTTACTGAGCTCGGACTCCCTGTCCCAAAGGGCGTTCCAGACCTCTGCTACACAGAGCCcttccagctcttctccgAGGAAGGAGTCCGCATGCTCCGCCGAGAGATATTCCGCCGTTCATTCCTGGATAAGTATATGCGATCCTGGGAACGAGCACCATGCATTATCACCGGATTCTCTCTTTATGATGAG GACGCAACATTCATAAAACAAGCAATGACCCACCCCGTCACCCAAGCCGCCGTGAACTTCGCCTTCGGGGCCGAACTCCAATTCCGAAACGGGATTAACGACATGGGGTACGTAAACGTACAGCTCGGAGCAGAGGGGATGAAAGGCGTTTACAGGCTCGGTGAAACTCCGTCGAAATCGCTTCCAGCTGGTGAGCAGATGAGTGTCTCTGAGTACGACGACGTTCCCATCGACGGGTGGCATAAGGACCAGACCCCCGTTGTACTTGTGCTCATGCTAAGTGATACATCGACCATGGCAGGCGGGGAGACGGCCGTGCGCATTGGCGATGGGAACGTGATTAATGCTGCGGGGGCTGGGATGGGCGCTGGTGTGATGATGGCTGGTGCGTATCTGGAGCATGCGGCGCTCAGGGCGAGTAACTGTCTGGAACGGGTGAGTATGGTGAACAGTTACAACTTTGCGGATCCGAATGCAGACGACACGGGGACGTCGTTGGCGAGTGTGCATTATACACATGATAGCCATGCCATGATCCGGAATCTGTTTATGGAGCAGAAGTTGACGAGACTACGGGACCGGTGTGATATTGCCCTGCGGCGCGTCCAGGAGAGGAGACGGAGGGGGGAGGATCCGGATagggaggagattgagggcTGGATTAGGGATCAGATTCACTTTTTGAAGCATACTGGATGGGAGACCTTTCATCGTATTCCGGATTATGTTCATACGACGAGGCCGGAGGGTGCGTTGAGGGATTATCTTGCTGATGTGTAG
- a CDS encoding uncharacterized protein (SECRETED:SignalP(1-30);~TransMembrane:3 (o12-32i63-84o104-137i)), translated as MPDVIEPLSQPLFWVLAIVLIAFWLMTVQAAPNTTAIINPSKTWNVVYLKWLEPHLTSALRKFGVLTVYLGILGLQLLEGWWILQLDFTLFRGLRQFSGRSMNPVVICAAMGVWTIFIAVNLVAGALILVVQLTCIGDILSMHVRHRQLEKAVR; from the coding sequence ATGCCCGACGTTATCGAGCCCCTCTCTCAGCCTCTGTTCTGGGTTCTCGCTATCGTCCTCATCGCATTCTGGTTGATGACAGTTCAAGCAGCCCCGAATACCACTGCCATAATCAACCCCTCAAAGACCTGGAACGTCGTCTATCTAAAATGGCTTGAACCTCATCTGACTTCCGCCCTGCGCAAATTCGGTGTTCTCACTGTCTACCTCGGCATATTGGGCTTACAGCTACTGGAAGGATGGTGGATTCTGCAACTCGATTTCACCCTGTTTCGGGGGTTGAGGCAATTTTCTGGCCGGAGTATGAATCCTGTTGTGATATGTGCGGCAATGGGTGTCTGGACCATCTTTATTGCAGTGAATTTGGTAGCAGGAGCGTTGATTCTCGTCGTTCAGTTGACCTGTATTGGGGACATTCTCAGTATGCATGTCCGACATCGCCAGTTGGAGAAAGCGGTGCGGTGA
- a CDS encoding Zn(II)2Cys6 transcription factor (COG:S;~EggNog:ENOG410PHC5;~InterPro:IPR036864,IPR021858,IPR001138;~PFAM:PF00172,PF11951;~TransMembrane:1 (o348-364i);~go_function: GO:0000981 - DNA-binding transcription factor activity, RNA polymerase II-specific [Evidence IEA];~go_function: GO:0008270 - zinc ion binding [Evidence IEA];~go_process: GO:0006355 - regulation of transcription, DNA-templated [Evidence IEA]) produces the protein MTESGQAISNCTNSNSPRSLCCFTHKQSGRSYFLLARLFLFHLPPSTRSTTQLCAISMSNTLRRHHKTYSGCWTCRARKVKCDEDRPACRQCRRNGRECEGYNVRLRWVINQDADSDLSYQIAQSQRSRVALSPHRTPIPFSRVEEILARLDALESHRKQADRTGVSLFISGFGVFGADLDAHVERTTTSSSVEPSSDERQNDGHIILYQGHSTPTLLWNSSPCSVDEDPGIVPPGTAPGLFGDTTLSPDQNPETLDTPKNGQHDGISQLLHAHDDSISVPSPNLCPEPLYLSSTERFLINHYANRVVQLFCVVDNEKSLWKTIHLPKALQAAGELSLTGSTSAIRKALLSTLLSISAFCLFNYRKSQLRRDEAIEWKAAAEEFRCKAIELLKDAMETDLYSRPLPKYKDFLATMLSMVTINVISGDIDTCGLHLDGALRFIHHAQSWKTRYSSKAQGLHRQYLYLRTIYESTCPRGRLKNRALLFPTISGADPNSAQDIFCRDLLRRHSFNIQSSPGDNPHITSYETVYGVPYDLLFLLTQAIELINKLHDSQSPSQGLLIPDHLVTECDELENTIMEWRGDALFKDTVQTNINSQIIHQQTIAFHNALIIYFAQHIRLLSHRFLQPYVKSVLESIEAMERIKIETNILAAPLYWPAFVAASEAFDSALQDRFRRWHDHMEVYGIEALRTGMDVVEEVWRAGPSARNRTTSYWRAIVEDRTKVLMLS, from the exons ATGACCGAATCAGGGCAAGCAATCTCCAACTgcaccaactccaactcGCCCCGCAGTCTTTGCTGCTTCACACATAAGCAATCCGGCCGGTCTTATTTCCTGCTCGCTCGTCTTTTCCTGTTCCATCTACCTCCCTCGACGCGGTCTACCACTCAACTCTGTGCCATCTCCATGTCCAACACCCTGCGCAGACATCACAAGACATACAGTGGCTGTTGGACATGTCGAGCCCGCAAAGTAAAATGCGACGAGGACAGACCAGCCTGCCGTCAATGCCGACGCAATGGCCGTGAATGCGAGGGCTACAACGTGCGACTGCGGTGGGTCATCAACCAAGATGCCGACTCCGATCTCTCTTACCAGATTGCACAGTCGCAGCGAAGTCGAGTGGCGCTGA GCCCACATCGCACTCCCATCCCCTTCTCTCGGGTGGAGGAGATCCTAGCCAGGCTTGATGCATTGGAGTCGCATCGTAAACAGGCTGATCGGACTGGCGTGTCGCTTTTTATTTCTGGTTTTGGTGTTTTTGGCGCTGATTTGGATGCCCATGTCGAGAGAACCACCACAAGTAGCTCTGTCGAGCCTTCGAGCGACGAACGTCAGAATGACGGTCACATTATTTTATACCAAGGCCATTCTACGCCGACGCTTCTCTGGAACTCAAGTCCATGTTCTGTGGACGAGGACCCGGGTATAGTCCCGCCTGGCACTGCACCAGGACTGTTTGGGGACACGACACTATCTCCAGATCAGAATCCTGAGACTTTAGATACTCCCAAGAATGGACAGCATGACGGTATCTCACAGCTATTGCATGCTCATGATGATTCTATATCCGTCCCATCTCCCAATTTATGCCCCGAGCCTCTATATCTTTCATCTACCGAGCGCTTCTTGATCAACCATTATGCCAACAGAGTCGTCCAGCTATTCTGCGTAGTGGATAACGAGAAGAGCCTGTGGAAGACAATCCATCTGCCAAAAGCTCTACAAGCTGCTGGTGAGCTCAGCCTCACAGGATCCACATCGGCAATCCGCAAGGCGCTCTTAAGCACCCTCCTGTCGATCAGCGCGTTCTGTCTATTCAACTACCGCAAATCACAGCTTCGAAGAGACGAAGCTATCGAGTggaaagcagcagcagaggagTTCAGATGCAAAGCAATCGAGCTGTTGAAAGATGCCATGGAGACTGACCTTTATTCCCGGCCACTGCCCAAGTATAAGGACTTTCTAGCGACAATGCTATCAATGGTTACCATTAAT GTTATATCCGGTGATATCGACACTTGCGGTCTACATCTAGACGGCGCACTGCGTTTCATCCACCACGCACAGAGCTGGAAAACCAGATACTCAAGCAAGGCTCAAGGCCTGCATCGTCAGTACTTATATCTTCGAACAATATATGAAAGCACCTGTCCGCGCGGCCGGCTGAAGAACCGCGCTTTGCTCTTCCCAACAATTTCTGGAGCAGATCCCAACAGCGCGCAGGATATCTTCTGCCGGGACCTCCTCCGAAGACATTCATTTAATATACAGTCCAGTCCTGGAGATAATCCACACATTACAAGTTACGAGACTGTATACGGGGTGCCGTACGACTTGCTGTTCCTCTTGACGCAGGCCATAGAACTCATCAATAAACTCCACGACTCCCAAAGCCCAAGCCAAGGGCTGCTAATTCCAGACCATCTAGTCACCGAGTGCGACGAGCTAGAAAATACAATCATGGAATGGCGAGGCGACGCACTCTTCAAAGACACCGTTCAAACAAACATAAACTCCCAAATCATCCACCAACAGACAATCGCCTTCCACAACGCCTTAATCATCTACTTCGCGCAGCACATCCGTCTCCTAAGCCACCGCTTCCTCCAGCCGTACGTGAAATCCGTCCTGGAGAGTATAGAGGCAATGGAGAGGATAAAGATCGAGACGAATATCCTCGCGGCCCCGCTCTACTGGCCCGCGTTTGTGGCGGCTAGTGAGGCGTTTGATAGCGCGCTGCAGGATCGGTTTCGGCGATGGCATGACCACATGGAGGTTTATGGGATTGAAGCTTTACGGACTGGGATGGatgtggttgaggaggtcTGGCGTGCGGGTCCGTCGGCGAGGAATCGGACGACGAGTTATTGGAGGGCTATTGTTGAGGATAGAACGAAGGTGCTGATGTTGAGTTAG
- a CDS encoding uncharacterized protein (COG:S;~EggNog:ENOG410Q26X;~SECRETED:SignalP(1-17)) has product MKFSLATIAAFASAVAAATLPKSFTLVADGGSTVVTDGQYLYVGGDVTNKTEIAIFNATPDTGAVSFTRQDAVPTAFQNLYIVEKTVLPAEFTVPHSGNTPEGASTVDFGRNDDGYFTHAGKDYFAIEGYGDAKVKTVYWYGAHSSTYKAVNLWVKEFN; this is encoded by the exons ATGAAGTTCTCTCTCGCCACCATCGCGGCCTTTGCCAGCGCCGTTGCCGCCGCTACCCTCCCCAAGTCCTTCACCCTCGTCGCTGATGGCGGCAGCACTGTCGTGACCGACGGCC AATACCTGTACGTCGGCGGCGACGTCACCAACAAGACCGAGATCGCCATCT TCAACGCCACCCCCGACACCGGCGCGGTCTCATTCACCCGCCAGGACGCTGTCCCCACGGCCTTCCAGAACCTCTACATCGTCGAGAAGACCGTTCTCCCCGCGGAGTTCACCGTCCCCCACTCCGGAAACACCCCCGAGGGCGCCAGCACCGTCGACTTTGGCCGCAACGACGACGGCTACTTCACCCATGCGGGCAAGGACTACTTCGCCATCGAGGGCTATGGCGATGCCAAGGTCAAGACCGTCTACTGGTACGGTGCTCACAGCAGCACCTACAAGGCCGTTAACCTCTGGGTTAAGGAGTTTAACTAG
- a CDS encoding uncharacterized protein (COG:T,Z;~EggNog:ENOG410PJ5R;~InterPro:IPR036409,IPR001303;~PFAM:PF00596), whose product MSTISLTTTNVASDLATGKEDVEQKEVEQNKPTVTDRFATGGYSFPGLPQFDDPHRKRQWQLEHMAGAFRVFARKGFTEGTAGHISVRDPVQPDTFWINPLGVHFAMLKASDMVQVNENGRVIGGNKVAVNSAGFQIHSAIHKACPDVHAACHTHSPAGKAWSTFGRPLDIINQDTCIFWGIQAVYKNFGGVVLEQDEGQRIAKALGEDKKVAILQNHGLLTTGATVDEAAYLFTLLERSCEVQLMVESAGLPKKIVGDSEAEYTAKVNADPETLYIEFQPDFEYEIWKSEGELRKGTP is encoded by the exons ATGTCGACCATCAGCCTCACAACAACCAACGTCGCCAGCGACCTTGCTACCGGCAAGGAAGACGTCGAGCAGAAAGAAGTCGAGCAGAACAAGCCCACCGTCACAGACAGGTTCGCAACAGGCGGCTACTCCTTCCCCGGCCTCCCCCAGTTCGACGACCCCCACAGAAAACGACAATGGCAACTCGAGCACATGGCCGGCGCGTTCCGAGTGTTCGCCCGAAAGGGCTTCACAGAGGGAACCGCAGGGCATATTAGCGTCAGGGATCCTGTGCAGCCAGATACTTTCTGGATAAATCC ACTCGGAGTACACTTCGCCATGCTCAAGGCAAGCGACATGGTCCAGGTCAATGAAAATGGCCGTGTTATCGGAGGAAATAAAGTAGCTGTTAATTCAGCTGGATTCCAGATCCACAGCGCGATTCACAAGGCTTGTCCGGATGTACATGCTGCCTGTCATACACATTCGCCGGCGGGCAAGGCGTGGTCGACCTTCGGACGGCCGCTGGACATTATTAACCAGGATACTTGTATCTTTTGGGGTATCCAGGCAGTCTATAAAAACTTTGGCGGAGTTGTGCTGGAGCAGGACGAGGGGCAAAGAATTGCGAAGGCGTTAGGAGAGGATAAGAAAGTGGCTATTCTGCAGAACCACGGGCTTCTTACTACCGGGGCAACTGTTGATGAGGCGGCTTATCTGTTTACGCTGCTGGAGCGGTCGTGCGAAGTGCAGTTGATGGTGGAGAGTGCTGGTTTGCCAAAGAAGATTGTGGGTGACAGTGAGGCTGAGTACACGGCCAAAGTCAACGCAGACCCG GAGACTCTTTACATAGAGTTCCAGCCAGACTTTGAGTACGAAATCTGGAAGTCCGAGGGCGAATTGAGAAAGGGGACCCCTTGA
- a CDS encoding uncharacterized protein (COG:S;~EggNog:ENOG410PSRP) — translation MNARTVLNQCKHNPLLLSPFGISRFSTALSRSSPSASRLKERHFPPCRRKPHPTAHFSTSIRMSPAPPTHINGEPQLSNRTPDTFTNLNMADQLERLMQTDGFRKWGFAIYRCTYASDSDWEAFIARIYEPVKRYLKYDNGLDMLGSFAPTVIQDRAAFEGATTATVREHFINTWVPGAFPVENPGLDMGILPNAEVGRYRFFIMVDEESLRSVLDAPENRINQTGFVRLVQADWGSIRSRVDNEEDDDGIVYTPEECEPLEGCTKEDVGWMKVHYDRVETVGYLDIRMHWDWEDHYSRPPEIAELL, via the coding sequence ATGAATGCAAGGACAGTGTTGAACCAATGCAAACACAATCCATTGCTACTATCCCCCTTCGGCATCTCGCGTTTCTCTACTGCACTCTCTCGGTCGTCCCCCTCGGCCTCACGGCTTAAAGAACGGCATTTCCCACCTTGCAGGCGCAAACCACATCCCACAGCTCATTTCTCAACATCAATCAGAATGAGCCCCGCCCCACCGACACATATTAACGGGGAGCCCCAACTATCCAACAGAACCCCAGACACCTTCACAAACCTTAATATGgccgaccagctcgagcgACTCATGCAAACAGACGGCTTCCGCAAATGGGGATTCGCTATCTACCGGTGCACATACGCCAGCGACTCAGACTGGGAGGCCTTTATAGCGCGCATCTACGAGCCTGTTAAAAGATATCTCAAGTATGACAACGGCCTGGACATGTTAGGCTCTTTCGCGCCCACGGTTATCCAAGACCGGGCAGCCTTCGAGGGCGCCACGACAGCCACAGTCCGCGAACACTTCATCAACACCTGGGTGCCGGGTGCTTTTCCGGTGGAGAATCCGGGTTTAGATATGGGTATCTTACCTAATGCAGAAGTAGGCAGGTATCGGTTTTTTATTatggtggatgaggagagtCTGCGGTCTGTTTTGGATGCGCCGGAGAACCGGATTAATCAGACTGGTTTTGTTCGGCTGGTGCAGGCGGATTGGGGTTCTATCAGGTCCCGTGTCGataatgaagaggatgatgatggaatTGTATATACACCAGAAGAATGTGAGCCGCTGGAGGGGTGTACAAAGGAGGATGTCGGGTGGATGAAGGTGCACTATGACCGTGTCGAGACAGTGGGGTATTTGGATATCAGGATGCATTGGGACTGGGAGGACCATTATTCTCGGCCACCAGAGATTGCGGAGCTCTTGTAG